In Harpia harpyja isolate bHarHar1 chromosome Z, bHarHar1 primary haplotype, whole genome shotgun sequence, a single window of DNA contains:
- the LOC128137622 gene encoding alpha-ketoglutarate dehydrogenase component 4-like, whose translation MAAATRVVQVVKPHTPLIKFPDRKSSPRPKIQESLQASVPSLHASKAQDSVGGRSPAFQSISPVSRVQGTPDTSELARTLPQKYRRKLMSDEEIEYIQRGGPE comes from the exons ATGGCGGCCGCCACTAGGGTCGTTCAG GTAGTCAAGCCACATACTCCGTTAATTAAGTTCCCGGACAGAAAAAGTAGTCCCAGACCTAAAA TACAGGAATCTCTACAAGCAAGTGTGCCGTCTCTCCATGCTTCAAAAGCACAGGACTCTGTAGGAGGCAGATCACCGGCCTTTCAAAGTATTTCACCTGTTAGTAGAGTACAAGGTACACCAGACACTTCTGAATTAGCAAGAACCTTAcctcagaaatacagaaggaaacttATGTCAGACGAAGAGATTGAATATATTCAA CGTGGAGGTCCAGAATAA